A window of Parabacteroides sp. FAFU027 genomic DNA:
ATCGGCACTTACGGTCACACTACCACGTTGCGGAATCACGATGGCATCCACACCGGCACATTCGCAGGTACGGGCAATAGCACCAAAGTTACGCACGTCGGTCAGTCCGTCAAGCACCAGCACGAAAGGGTCTTTGCCCTGTTCGTAAAGGAACGGAACCATGCTCTCCAGTTTATCGTAAGTAATGGCAGATAGGAAGGCAATCACCCCCTGGTGGTTCTTTTGCGACATACGGTTGAGCTTGTCACCCGGCACGCGCTGAACCATAATATTTTTTCCACGTAAAACATTAAAAAGCTCCTTGGAAAGGTCTCCCTGAAGCTCCCGTTTTACCAGAATCTTATCAATCTCTTTACCGGCTTCCACAGCCTCAATCACGGCACGAATGCCGAAAATCATTTCGCTTTTTTCCATTGATTAATCAGTTCTTGCGCATTTTCGAGGGCAGCCTGAGTCAGTTCCGCCCCGCTCAGCATCCGCGCTACTTCTGCTGTTCTGTCGTTTGTATCCAGTTTTCTCAGACGGGTAGCCGTCGAGTGTTCGTTATCTTCTTTATACACCTTGTAGTGGTGTTTTCCCTTCGAGGCAATCTGTGGCAGGTGTGTGATGCTGATGACCTGCATCACCTGCGACATCTCCCACATGATCACTCCCATCTTATCGGCAATCTCGCCCGAAACCCCGGTATCAATTTCGTCAAATACAATGATAGGCAAGGCTTTGGCATCAGCAATCAACGCTTTCAGGCAAAGCATCAGACGGGAAACCTCACCGCCCGAAGCAATCTGGGCTACCGGTTGCAGATGTCCGTTTTTGTTGGCCGAGAAGAGGAAATCCACTCCTTCCGCTCCGTTATCGTCGAGTTGCTTCTTCGTATCGAAAGCCATTTCTATTTTGGCATGTGGCATCCCCAACGGCGATACTTTCAGCATCAACTCTTTGGCCAATTGGGGGGCATGCGCTTTGCGTTTTTCGGTCAGCTCTGCCGCCAGTCCGGTGACTACAGCGAGCTGTGTTTCAACCAAATCCGTCAGTTTGATCAACTCTTCGTCGGAGTTTTCAATGACGGATAGGCGGTTATCCAGCTCCAGCCGGATGGACAACAGTTCCTCCACGGTTTTCACCCGGTGCTTTTGTTCCAATTGATAAATCAGGCTCAATCGTTCATCGATAAAGGCCAATCGTTCAGGATTAAACTCGATATCTTCGGCCATGGATTCCGACTCAGTAGCCAGATCTTTCAGGTCGATATAATTCGATTCCAGACGTTGAGCCAATTCTTCACCATCGGCATACACCTTCGACGTCGCTCCGGCTACCTGCATCGCTTCGCGGAGGAGTTGAACGACTCCACCGTCATCACTGCTCAGCAGTTGGCAGATTTTATATAGATTTCCTTTAATCTCTTCGGCATGAATGAGCATCTCCTGCTCTTTCTCCAGCTCATCCTGTTCACCTTCCACCAGTTTGGCTTCATCCAGTTGGTTAAACTGGAAGCGGAGATAATCCTCTTCCTCTTTCTCTTTCAGTGATTGCTCGGTCAGGCGTTTGAGCTCCGATTTATATTTCCTGTAAAGCTGAAATTCAACGCCATATCTTTCCAGTAAAGGCTGGTTACCCGCCATCATATCCAACACCCTAAGCTGAAACGAATTATCCGAAAGCAACAGATTCTGGTGTTGAGAATGGATATCGATAAGCCGTGCGCCAAGCTCCTTAAGCTGGTTCAGTGAAGCCGGAGTGTCATTGATAAATGCACGGGATTTCCCGGAGGCCATTAACTCGCGACGTAGAATGGTCGTATTGGCATCGTACTCGATATCATTTTCCTCAAAATAGCTTTGCAGTGAATAAGCGGAGATATCAAAGTAACCTTCTATGACACATTTGTTTTCACCTTGTTTGATGGATTTGCTGTCGGCTCGTTGTCCGAGGATAAGGGAAAGGGCGCCCAGAATGATGGATTTTCCGGCTCCAGTCTCTCCCGTAATGACGGAAAAGCCTTCGTGGAAATCAATCTCCAGACGGTCTATTAGTGCGTAGTTCTGAACAAAAAGTGATTTCAACATAGGCTAATTCTATTGTAAAATAGAACTGTAACGATTGGCCTGTGCAGGAAATACATCAGTAAGAATCTGATGTACGCTCTCTTTTTCTGAGGTCAATCCTTTTGAAAAAACATCTCTTACCTCTTCAATTTTGGTATCTGAGAAAATGCTTAGCAAAACAGATCCAGGACGGTCACTGTTCAGCGTTTTTAACGCAGTCAGTGATTCGGCAATGGCAGCACGGGGCTTGTCGGTATTGGTACTCATCTCGTCTAGTCCTTTTCGATGGTAGGTGTACCACATTTGGCGAAATCCTTTAGACGCTTCGTCTGTAAACGCAGAAACCAGGGCATATCTGTTTTTGGCATTTTCAAATGCGCCCCATCCGCTCAGATTGTTGGACTGAGCCTGACTCATGATTTCACTCGCTTTATTGAAATAGGCCGTTCCACCGAAAGGCGAGAAACTGTCCTGGTCAACACCTAATAAAATATAGGCGTAGAATGCCATGACTGCGGTCAGGTTACCATTCGAACGGTTTTCCGTAAACTGCAACGGGTCTGATTCCACGTAGGAAAAATCGAATGAGGGGTCCTTGAAGTTAAATAACGAGGTGGTATAAACCGAATTAAACACCGGACGACGCGACTGCACCTGCAAATCGCAGGTAAAAGTATTGGCGCTTAAATCAGCCGTTTTTACAGTAATCACAAAGCTGCAATCGATCTTCTCCAGTTGGGTGAAACTGGCATTGGTCCACTTTTTATTATTCATAAAATCCATCAGCGCCCCCTGCAATGTCGTAAATACCTGCTTGTTGGTTCCCTGGATTTTATCTGTATTGAACTGGATCCGGCAATTCAACTCTTGTGCTGACAGGGTTGCCAAACCCAGCACCAGCATGAATGATAATAAAAGGTTGCGCTTCATAGACTTACGCTTTATTGTTTTGGACTATTTCTTATTTCAGATATCCGGCCAGCTTATCAATGATATCGGCAGCTACTTCCGGTTTCAATTTAAGCTCGTAATCGGTCTTTGCTCCGGATTTTTCCACAATACAGATTTTGTTGGTATCGTGACGAAATCCGGCACCCTTTTCCTGTAATGAGTTCAGGACAATAAAGTCCAGATTCTTGCGCTCAAGCTTCGATTGGGCATTCGCCAATTCGTTATGTGTTTCGAGGGCAAATCCCACCAACACCTGCTTATCTGTTTTGCATTTACCCAATTCAGCCGCAATATCACGGGTAGGTTTCAGGCGAATAACCAGATCGTCTTTCTCCCGTTTAATCTTTTGGTCGGCAGACGTTTCCGGCGTAAAATCAGCCACAGCGGCACAGAGTATGGCGCTATCAGCCGTTGCAAAAGCCTTTACGGAAGCTTCATACATCTCGGCAGCTGACTCTACATCAATCCGTTCGATGGCAGGGTGACTGGTCTTGAGATCAACCGGTCCTGCCACCAAAGTCACCTGTGCACCCCGACAGGCACACTCTTCGGCCAGGGCAAAACCCATTTTACCGGATGAATAATTACCTATAAAACGTACAGGATCTATCTTTTCATACGTCGGACCGGCAGTAATCATGATTTTTTTACCGGCCAGATCCTGGCTTTTAGTAAAAAAGTCTTCCAAAACCTGTACAATCTCCT
This region includes:
- the rlmB gene encoding 23S rRNA (guanosine(2251)-2'-O)-methyltransferase RlmB codes for the protein MEKSEMIFGIRAVIEAVEAGKEIDKILVKRELQGDLSKELFNVLRGKNIMVQRVPGDKLNRMSQKNHQGVIAFLSAITYDKLESMVPFLYEQGKDPFVLVLDGLTDVRNFGAIARTCECAGVDAIVIPQRGSVTVSADAVKTSAGALLHIPVCREKSAGEALQYLKDCGFKLIAVSEKGTMNYTQADYTSGPVALVVGSEESGIPREHIAMCDEMVSIPQFGTIASLNVSVATGVLIYEVIRQRGAF
- the recN gene encoding DNA repair protein RecN, whose amino-acid sequence is MLKSLFVQNYALIDRLEIDFHEGFSVITGETGAGKSIILGALSLILGQRADSKSIKQGENKCVIEGYFDISAYSLQSYFEENDIEYDANTTILRRELMASGKSRAFINDTPASLNQLKELGARLIDIHSQHQNLLLSDNSFQLRVLDMMAGNQPLLERYGVEFQLYRKYKSELKRLTEQSLKEKEEEDYLRFQFNQLDEAKLVEGEQDELEKEQEMLIHAEEIKGNLYKICQLLSSDDGGVVQLLREAMQVAGATSKVYADGEELAQRLESNYIDLKDLATESESMAEDIEFNPERLAFIDERLSLIYQLEQKHRVKTVEELLSIRLELDNRLSVIENSDEELIKLTDLVETQLAVVTGLAAELTEKRKAHAPQLAKELMLKVSPLGMPHAKIEMAFDTKKQLDDNGAEGVDFLFSANKNGHLQPVAQIASGGEVSRLMLCLKALIADAKALPIIVFDEIDTGVSGEIADKMGVIMWEMSQVMQVISITHLPQIASKGKHHYKVYKEDNEHSTATRLRKLDTNDRTAEVARMLSGAELTQAALENAQELINQWKKAK
- a CDS encoding DUF4835 family protein, giving the protein MKRNLLLSFMLVLGLATLSAQELNCRIQFNTDKIQGTNKQVFTTLQGALMDFMNNKKWTNASFTQLEKIDCSFVITVKTADLSANTFTCDLQVQSRRPVFNSVYTTSLFNFKDPSFDFSYVESDPLQFTENRSNGNLTAVMAFYAYILLGVDQDSFSPFGGTAYFNKASEIMSQAQSNNLSGWGAFENAKNRYALVSAFTDEASKGFRQMWYTYHRKGLDEMSTNTDKPRAAIAESLTALKTLNSDRPGSVLLSIFSDTKIEEVRDVFSKGLTSEKESVHQILTDVFPAQANRYSSILQ
- the coaBC gene encoding bifunctional phosphopantothenoylcysteine decarboxylase/phosphopantothenate--cysteine ligase CoaBC; the encoded protein is MSLQSKKIVLGVTGGIAAYKAANIIRLLVKKGAEVRVIMTPLAKEFVTPLTLATLSNNPILVDFFDPTNGAWNSHVKIGLWADAYLIAPATANTMGKMSHGIADNLLLTSYLSARCPVFVAPTMDLDMYAHPSTQENIETLRRRGNHIIEPGTGFLASGLEGKGRMAEPEEIVQVLEDFFTKSQDLAGKKIMITAGPTYEKIDPVRFIGNYSSGKMGFALAEECACRGAQVTLVAGPVDLKTSHPAIERIDVESAAEMYEASVKAFATADSAILCAAVADFTPETSADQKIKREKDDLVIRLKPTRDIAAELGKCKTDKQVLVGFALETHNELANAQSKLERKNLDFIVLNSLQEKGAGFRHDTNKICIVEKSGAKTDYELKLKPEVAADIIDKLAGYLK